One window from the genome of Streptococcus halotolerans encodes:
- the rnc gene encoding ribonuclease III, with protein MEQLEELAAKLKADFQIEFADSSLLDTAFTHTSYANEHRLLNISHNERLEFLGDAVLQLIISDYLYRKYPNKPEGDLSKQRSMIVREESLAGFSKDCGFDAFIKLGRGEEKSGGRHRDTILGDLFEAFLGALLLDKGVETVKTFLYLVMIPKVEKGQYEQVKDYKTALQEKLQVDGDIKIRYEVIGEEGPAHAKWFEVRVTADGKELSNGKGRSKKIAEQKAARKALHQLGED; from the coding sequence ATGGAACAATTGGAAGAGTTAGCAGCAAAATTAAAAGCAGATTTTCAAATTGAGTTCGCAGACAGTAGCTTGCTAGATACTGCTTTCACCCACACATCCTATGCTAATGAGCATCGCCTCCTAAACATTTCACACAATGAGCGTTTGGAGTTTTTAGGAGACGCCGTTCTACAATTGATCATTTCCGATTATTTGTATCGAAAGTACCCTAATAAGCCAGAAGGGGATTTATCAAAACAACGCTCGATGATTGTCCGCGAGGAGAGTTTGGCAGGATTTTCTAAAGATTGTGGATTTGATGCCTTTATCAAGTTAGGCAGAGGAGAAGAAAAGTCTGGTGGTCGGCATCGAGACACCATTCTTGGAGATCTTTTTGAAGCTTTTTTAGGCGCTTTGCTCCTAGATAAAGGGGTTGAGACAGTTAAGACTTTCCTTTATTTGGTGATGATTCCTAAGGTAGAAAAAGGTCAGTACGAGCAAGTTAAAGATTATAAAACAGCTCTTCAGGAGAAACTTCAAGTTGATGGTGATATTAAAATCCGTTATGAGGTTATCGGTGAAGAAGGCCCTGCTCATGCCAAGTGGTTCGAAGTTCGTGTCACTGCAGACGGTAAGGAATTGAGTAACGGTAAGGGCCGTTCTAAAAAGATAGCAGAGCAGAAAGCTGCTAGAAAAGCACTCCACCAATTAGGTGAGGACTAA
- the smc gene encoding chromosome segregation protein SMC, translating to MYLKEIEIQGFKSFADKTSISFDQGVTAVVGPNGSGKSNITESLRWALGESSAKSLRGGKMPDVIFAGTETRRPLNYAQVRVTLDNSDGFIKDAPKELSVERHIYRNGDSDYLIEGKKVRLRDIHDLFMDTGLGRDSFSIISQGRVEAIFNSKAEDRRAIFEEAAGVLKYKTRKKETETKLAQTQDNLDRLEDIIYELEQQIRPLEKQAQTARQFLTLDGERKALHLQVLVHDIRSGKEELQALADRLNVARSKLEAYHQERQKMEATNQSLKTKRHQLSQDSQRHQDDLVALTRLMADLEKQIQVNQLQQSQSLEKESDLKARLSEQETLINHLEASIKELEKKRDAVISDSQEKARAIKQQEAELKDFAQSPDQIIESLREQFVDLMSQEADVSNQLTALENQLLQEKQQSEQNQADLRDLENRRLAMTDKAQETLGNFEAAKEAVKALLNDYQNQFQAVKKFEKDYRNHQQALFDKYDRLKGKTVRRNSLEDIQKNHSQFFAGVKAVLQNSEHIGGIVGAVSEHLSFKSEHQTAMEIVLGGAAQNIIVEDERAAKKGIQFLKEGRHGRATFLPLTTIKERSLKPVFQDKLRQQAGFLGLAKELVSYDSRLNTIMGNLLGMTAVFDTIDHANKAARESQYQVRIVTLDGTELRPGGSFAGGANRQKNTTFVKPELDQLETDITQLSSEIKVDEEELASLKADLDQASQQLAELKQDGEEARLSEQKADFAYQQAASQLADLNKLYQAKMANQQELTASGDYHLEEELQAKLKAIRSQKTQLNQDIEAIKTDKDSIEAKRQELQHSLSELRLSERELQGERQYLARDVNKQKEELQQAKDLAENLAYSLSHHNDALEIDKIPEWQKQLEEAKQRKTMLEQEQIRLRFELEDLEAQGEDIAERLQTLSQQNEAFIRDQAELETQEKQVKQSLQVLAQDLVDSYQLSFVEAQEQVASLEDINQAKLKLKDLQKAIKALGPVNLDAIEQYDDVGQRLTFLSSQKADLDKARDMLLETIAEMNGEVTSRFKRTFEAIRTSFKETFTQMFGGGSADLLLTDGDLLSAGVDISVQPPGKKIQSLNLMSGGEKALSALALLFAIIRVKTIPFVILDEVEAALDEANVKRFGDYLNRFDKSSQFIVVTHRKGTMAAADSIYGVTMQESGVSQVLSVKLKEAEQIQGVD from the coding sequence ATGTATTTAAAAGAAATTGAAATTCAAGGGTTTAAATCCTTTGCGGATAAGACCAGTATCAGTTTTGACCAGGGAGTGACGGCTGTCGTAGGGCCTAACGGATCGGGGAAATCAAACATTACAGAAAGTTTGCGCTGGGCGCTGGGAGAATCCTCTGCTAAGAGTTTGCGTGGCGGTAAGATGCCTGATGTGATTTTTGCTGGAACTGAGACGCGCCGCCCTCTTAATTATGCACAGGTTCGTGTCACTCTTGATAATAGCGATGGTTTTATTAAGGATGCACCGAAAGAACTGTCTGTTGAACGTCATATTTACCGCAATGGGGATAGTGATTATTTGATCGAAGGCAAAAAAGTTCGTCTACGTGATATTCACGATCTTTTTATGGATACTGGTTTGGGTCGTGATTCTTTCTCCATTATCTCCCAAGGTCGTGTTGAAGCGATTTTTAATAGCAAGGCTGAAGACCGTCGTGCTATTTTTGAAGAAGCAGCTGGGGTTTTAAAATACAAAACGCGCAAAAAAGAAACTGAAACTAAATTAGCTCAAACTCAGGATAATTTAGACCGTTTGGAAGATATTATCTATGAATTGGAGCAGCAGATTCGTCCTTTGGAAAAACAAGCGCAGACTGCTAGACAGTTTCTAACTTTAGACGGTGAGAGAAAAGCCTTGCACTTGCAGGTTCTCGTTCATGACATTCGCTCAGGCAAGGAAGAGTTGCAAGCCTTAGCTGATCGGTTAAATGTGGCTAGAAGTAAGCTCGAAGCTTACCATCAAGAACGTCAAAAGATGGAAGCGACTAATCAAAGTCTCAAGACCAAACGTCATCAACTCTCCCAAGATTCTCAGCGGCATCAGGATGACTTGGTTGCTTTGACGCGTTTGATGGCAGACTTGGAAAAGCAAATCCAAGTAAACCAACTCCAACAGTCACAATCACTGGAAAAAGAAAGCGATTTGAAAGCTCGTCTTAGTGAGCAAGAAACATTGATTAACCACCTAGAAGCATCAATCAAAGAGCTTGAAAAAAAACGGGATGCGGTTATTAGTGACAGTCAGGAGAAAGCTAGGGCTATTAAGCAGCAAGAAGCTGAGTTGAAGGATTTTGCCCAGTCGCCTGATCAGATTATCGAAAGCTTGCGTGAGCAGTTTGTCGACCTCATGAGTCAAGAAGCTGATGTCTCCAACCAGTTGACTGCTTTGGAAAATCAACTTTTACAGGAGAAGCAACAGTCCGAACAAAACCAAGCTGACTTACGAGACTTAGAGAACCGTCGTTTAGCAATGACTGATAAAGCTCAAGAAACCTTAGGTAACTTTGAAGCAGCCAAAGAAGCTGTAAAAGCTTTATTAAACGACTATCAGAATCAATTTCAGGCTGTCAAAAAGTTTGAAAAAGATTATCGAAACCATCAGCAGGCTCTTTTTGATAAGTATGATCGTTTAAAAGGAAAGACAGTTCGCCGTAACAGTCTAGAAGATATCCAAAAAAATCATAGTCAGTTTTTTGCTGGGGTCAAGGCTGTCTTGCAAAATAGTGAGCATATTGGTGGTATTGTTGGTGCTGTCAGTGAGCATCTGAGTTTCAAGTCAGAGCACCAAACAGCGATGGAAATTGTTTTGGGGGGAGCAGCCCAAAATATTATCGTTGAAGATGAAAGAGCGGCCAAAAAGGGCATTCAGTTTTTGAAAGAAGGACGTCATGGTCGTGCGACCTTCCTTCCCTTGACAACTATTAAAGAGCGTTCTTTGAAGCCTGTCTTTCAGGATAAATTGCGACAGCAAGCCGGCTTTCTTGGTCTGGCTAAAGAGTTGGTGAGCTATGACAGTCGTTTGAACACTATTATGGGGAATCTTTTGGGTATGACGGCCGTTTTTGATACCATTGATCATGCTAACAAGGCTGCGCGTGAGTCGCAGTATCAAGTGCGTATTGTTACCCTTGATGGTACTGAATTGCGTCCCGGTGGATCATTTGCGGGTGGAGCTAATCGCCAGAAGAACACAACCTTTGTCAAGCCAGAATTGGACCAATTGGAGACTGACATTACTCAACTATCTTCTGAAATCAAAGTCGATGAAGAAGAATTGGCTAGCTTAAAAGCCGATTTAGATCAAGCTAGTCAACAATTAGCAGAATTGAAGCAAGATGGCGAGGAAGCTAGACTTTCCGAACAAAAAGCAGACTTTGCTTATCAACAAGCTGCTAGCCAGCTTGCTGATCTCAATAAACTCTATCAGGCCAAGATGGCTAATCAGCAAGAATTGACAGCGTCAGGTGATTATCACCTTGAAGAAGAGTTGCAGGCTAAGTTAAAAGCAATTCGGTCTCAGAAGACTCAACTTAATCAAGATATTGAAGCTATCAAGACCGATAAGGATAGCATTGAAGCGAAGCGTCAAGAACTGCAGCATTCCTTATCTGAGTTGAGACTATCAGAGCGTGAACTTCAAGGGGAAAGACAGTACCTTGCACGTGATGTCAACAAGCAAAAAGAAGAGTTACAACAAGCCAAAGATTTGGCTGAAAATCTAGCTTACAGTCTGTCTCACCACAATGATGCCCTAGAGATAGATAAAATCCCAGAGTGGCAGAAGCAACTAGAAGAAGCCAAGCAACGTAAGACCATGTTGGAACAAGAGCAAATTCGCCTGCGGTTTGAACTGGAAGATTTGGAAGCGCAAGGCGAAGATATCGCAGAACGCTTGCAGACATTAAGCCAGCAAAATGAAGCATTTATCCGCGATCAGGCTGAGCTTGAGACACAAGAAAAGCAAGTGAAACAAAGCTTACAAGTATTGGCGCAAGACTTGGTTGATTCCTATCAACTTTCTTTTGTAGAAGCACAAGAACAGGTTGCTTCACTTGAAGATATCAATCAGGCTAAACTAAAGCTCAAGGATTTGCAAAAGGCCATCAAAGCTTTGGGTCCCGTTAATCTGGATGCTATCGAACAATACGATGATGTTGGGCAACGGTTGACTTTCCTGTCTAGTCAGAAAGCTGACTTGGATAAGGCTAGGGATATGCTTTTAGAGACAATTGCCGAGATGAATGGAGAGGTGACCAGTCGCTTTAAAAGGACCTTTGAGGCTATTCGAACATCTTTTAAAGAAACATTTACCCAGATGTTTGGTGGAGGTTCAGCTGACTTGTTATTGACGGATGGAGACTTGCTCTCTGCAGGCGTTGACATATCGGTTCAACCGCCAGGTAAGAAAATTCAGTCACTCAATCTCATGTCAGGTGGGGAAAAAGCCTTGTCGGCTTTGGCTTTACTTTTTGCTATTATTCGTGTGAAAACCATCCCATTTGTTATTTTGGACGAGGTCGAGGCTGCATTGGATGAAGCTAACGTTAAGCGTTTTGGTGATTACCTCAATCGTTTTGACAAATCTAGTCAATTTATTGTCGTTACTCATCGTAAGGGGACAATGGCAGCTGCTGATAGCATTTATGGAGTGACTATGCAGGAATCAGGTGTGTCACAAGTTCTGTCAGTTAAGTTGAAAGAAGCAGAGCAAATTCAAGGTGTGGATTAA
- a CDS encoding Cof-type HAD-IIB family hydrolase, whose product MFKKIVASDMDGTFLRPDGSYDKERFAALLDKLTEAGYLFVAASGRSLLTLKQLFQDFEGKMAFIAENGCIVECEGQVIFEAEMPPEDYQLILAELRADSDCQGYLLSGEKAAYAPLDASDDYIQRAKYFYANVQRADLDNISDKILKVTARFDSEIIHDFSKRLNGQLANFQAVVTGFDGMDIIPKAYNKSTGLAVLCGKLGLSAADVFAFGDNHNDLEMLSFAQTAIVPENAVKAAKDLAEEVIGDNATDAVLSYLEGLV is encoded by the coding sequence GTGTTTAAAAAAATAGTAGCGTCCGATATGGATGGGACTTTTTTAAGGCCAGACGGTTCTTATGATAAGGAAAGATTTGCTGCCCTTCTGGATAAACTGACTGAAGCAGGTTATCTTTTTGTAGCCGCTAGCGGTAGGTCACTTTTGACTTTGAAACAATTGTTCCAGGATTTTGAAGGTAAAATGGCCTTTATCGCTGAAAATGGCTGTATTGTTGAATGTGAAGGGCAGGTCATTTTTGAAGCTGAAATGCCACCTGAAGATTACCAGCTGATTTTGGCTGAATTGCGGGCTGATTCTGATTGTCAAGGGTATCTGTTATCCGGAGAGAAGGCAGCTTACGCGCCTTTAGATGCTTCAGATGACTATATTCAAAGGGCAAAATATTTTTATGCCAATGTTCAGCGTGCTGATCTTGATAATATCTCTGATAAGATTTTAAAAGTGACTGCTCGATTTGATTCGGAGATCATTCATGATTTTTCGAAACGGTTAAATGGTCAATTAGCTAATTTCCAAGCTGTTGTCACTGGCTTTGATGGGATGGATATTATTCCAAAAGCCTATAACAAATCAACAGGCTTGGCAGTCCTTTGTGGTAAACTAGGCTTATCAGCAGCTGATGTTTTCGCTTTTGGGGATAATCACAATGATTTGGAAATGTTAAGCTTTGCACAGACAGCTATCGTACCTGAAAATGCCGTAAAAGCTGCTAAGGACTTGGCCGAAGAGGTTATTGGAGATAACGCTACAGATGCTGTTTTGAGTTACTTGGAAGGTTTGGTTTGA
- a CDS encoding Cof-type HAD-IIB family hydrolase, protein MTEIKLIALDLDNTLFDDEKRVSKANKEAIKKATQIGVKVVITTGRPLKAIGNLLEELDLNHPMDYSVTFNGGLIQRNDGHILAQQALSRHEVDTIYQQLSAMGLPVDILSEGTVYSLSGPGRPSRYSEANPLLTFKTLEQLADLPEDIVYNKVVVVTDKDFLDDSIKEMPAMIFNDFEAFKSREIIFEIMPKGVHKASGLAKLCSLLGIKRENVMTVGDEENDLTMIDWAGLGVAMNNAAPIVKETAKAITENDNNHSGVAEAIEKYVLSGEKDGII, encoded by the coding sequence ATGACAGAGATAAAATTGATTGCTTTAGACTTGGATAATACTCTTTTTGATGATGAGAAAAGGGTGTCAAAAGCTAATAAAGAAGCTATCAAGAAAGCTACACAAATAGGTGTCAAGGTTGTGATTACAACGGGTCGCCCTCTGAAAGCTATCGGCAATCTACTAGAGGAATTAGACCTTAACCATCCTATGGATTATAGTGTGACTTTTAATGGAGGGCTCATTCAGCGAAATGACGGTCATATTTTGGCGCAGCAGGCTTTGTCGCGGCATGAGGTAGATACTATCTATCAGCAACTGTCTGCGATGGGCTTGCCTGTTGATATCTTGAGTGAGGGAACCGTCTATAGTCTGTCTGGGCCAGGTCGTCCATCGCGCTATTCAGAAGCCAATCCTTTGTTAACGTTTAAAACTTTGGAGCAATTAGCCGATTTGCCAGAAGACATTGTCTATAATAAGGTAGTTGTTGTGACGGATAAGGACTTCCTAGATGATAGCATTAAAGAAATGCCGGCTATGATTTTTAATGATTTTGAAGCTTTCAAATCGCGAGAAATCATTTTTGAAATCATGCCTAAAGGTGTTCACAAAGCATCTGGTTTAGCCAAATTATGTAGTCTATTAGGTATTAAGCGAGAAAATGTCATGACTGTCGGCGACGAAGAAAATGATTTGACCATGATTGACTGGGCTGGCTTGGGCGTTGCCATGAATAATGCTGCACCCATTGTGAAAGAAACAGCCAAAGCCATCACCGAAAATGACAACAATCATTCAGGAGTGGCAGAGGCCATTGAAAAATACGTATTAAGTGGAGAAAAAGATGGGATTATTTGA
- the ftsY gene encoding signal recognition particle-docking protein FtsY, with protein sequence MDRSSEQDSLVIVSEKDAQISQPSEADFVTQVDSALDEATNDNEDSSENLEKTSALEESESVSWKDEFSFGDTSETESDSDVKADVVIPKHQEDPAVDWKDEIDVDLNQEQTSDTDKQDLADSTHQSLKSDSSLDDDKTQSEVSTSEVDNASLNDVASQSNNPRFESVMADYYAKKAAVAEAAERGETLSFEAMPTRQIEELSKENAPASTPEIEETTEEKYNRSLKKTRTGFAARLNEFFANFRKVDEEFFEELEEMLIMSDVGVTVATQLTEALRQEARIENAKKPDDLRQVVIEKLVDIYDKDGIYNEKINFQDDLTVMLFVGVNGVGKTTTIGKLAYQYKKQGKKVMLVAADTFRAGAVAQLVEWGRRVDVPVVTGPEKVDPASVVFDGMERALSEGVDVLMIDTAGRLQNKDNLMKELEKIGRIIKRVVPEAPHETLLALDASTGQNALSQAKEFSKITPLTGLVLTKIDGTAKGGVVLAIRQELDTPVKLIGFGEKIDDIGPFNSENFMQSLLEGLI encoded by the coding sequence GTGGATAGATCTTCTGAGCAAGACAGCCTAGTTATTGTGTCCGAAAAAGATGCTCAAATCAGCCAGCCATCTGAAGCTGATTTTGTGACGCAAGTGGATTCGGCGCTTGACGAGGCTACTAATGACAATGAAGACAGCTCTGAAAATCTTGAAAAAACATCTGCTTTAGAAGAGTCAGAGTCAGTTAGCTGGAAAGATGAGTTTTCTTTTGGAGATACAAGCGAAACTGAATCTGATAGTGATGTTAAGGCTGATGTGGTTATTCCAAAACACCAAGAGGATCCAGCAGTTGACTGGAAAGATGAGATAGACGTTGACCTTAATCAAGAACAAACTAGTGACACGGACAAGCAGGATTTGGCAGACTCAACTCATCAAAGTCTGAAGAGTGACTCATCCCTTGACGATGATAAAACGCAATCTGAAGTTTCTACTAGCGAAGTAGATAATGCATCTCTTAATGATGTAGCATCACAATCAAATAATCCTCGTTTTGAATCAGTGATGGCAGATTATTATGCCAAAAAAGCTGCTGTTGCTGAGGCTGCTGAGCGTGGTGAGACCTTGAGTTTTGAGGCCATGCCAACACGCCAAATCGAGGAATTGTCTAAAGAAAACGCCCCAGCAAGCACGCCAGAAATTGAGGAAACCACTGAAGAAAAATACAATCGTAGTTTGAAGAAAACGCGGACAGGCTTTGCTGCGCGTCTCAATGAGTTCTTTGCGAACTTCCGTAAAGTTGATGAAGAATTCTTTGAAGAACTAGAAGAAATGCTCATTATGTCTGATGTCGGAGTGACTGTTGCCACACAGTTAACAGAAGCTTTGCGTCAAGAAGCACGTATCGAAAATGCTAAAAAACCAGACGATCTACGCCAGGTAGTGATTGAGAAGCTGGTTGACATTTATGACAAAGATGGCATTTATAATGAAAAAATTAATTTCCAAGATGATTTGACGGTCATGCTGTTTGTCGGGGTTAATGGTGTCGGAAAAACGACGACTATTGGGAAACTGGCTTACCAATACAAAAAGCAAGGCAAAAAAGTCATGCTGGTTGCCGCTGATACCTTCCGTGCAGGAGCGGTTGCTCAGCTGGTTGAATGGGGCCGCCGTGTTGATGTCCCAGTTGTGACAGGCCCAGAGAAAGTAGATCCCGCTTCGGTTGTTTTTGATGGGATGGAACGTGCTCTCTCAGAAGGTGTTGACGTGCTTATGATTGATACGGCAGGTCGCTTGCAAAATAAAGATAATCTCATGAAAGAACTTGAGAAAATCGGTCGTATTATCAAGCGTGTCGTCCCAGAGGCACCACACGAAACGCTGTTAGCTTTGGACGCATCCACTGGTCAAAATGCTCTTAGTCAGGCGAAGGAATTTTCGAAAATAACGCCTCTAACAGGATTGGTCTTGACTAAAATTGATGGTACGGCAAAAGGTGGGGTTGTTCTGGCTATCCGCCAAGAGTTGGATACTCCCGTTAAGCTGATAGGTTTTGGTGAAAAAATTGATGATATCGGACCATTCAATTCAGAGAATTTCATGCAAAGTTTATTGGAAGGCTTGATTTAG
- a CDS encoding ISL3 family transposase — protein MEQLDYIKDSLDIKDPNITFEKTFDKFFTHREYHAKLDYNAPQCPDCQDKMAKYDFQKPCKIPYLEMAGCKVLIRLKKRRFKCQACGKMAVAKTSLVRENHQIPNIINHKITDKLMSREAMTKIAEDLSISVSTVYRQLNRFECKTDLTWLPENMSWDEYAFKKGKMSFIAQDFDANKIIAILDGRTQAVIRNHFMRYSHKVRSRVKVITMDMFSPYYDIAKQLFPKAKIVLDRFHIVQQLSRAMNRFRIQIMNQFEHQSYEYKALKRYWKLIQQDSRNLNDKRFYRPTFRMHLTNQEIVQRLLSYSDELRHHYELFQCLLFHFQEKQEKHFFELISDTIKQVHPIFKTVLSTFLKDKEKIINALKLPYSNAKLEATNNLIKVIKRNAFGFRNFENFKKRIYLALNTTKEKTKLVLSRC, from the coding sequence ATGGAACAACTAGATTATATCAAAGATTCGCTCGACATTAAAGACCCTAACATCACTTTTGAAAAGACATTTGACAAGTTCTTCACTCACAGAGAGTATCATGCCAAGTTAGATTATAATGCCCCGCAATGCCCTGATTGTCAAGATAAAATGGCAAAGTACGATTTCCAAAAGCCATGCAAAATTCCCTATCTGGAAATGGCGGGTTGTAAAGTACTGATTCGTCTCAAAAAGCGTCGCTTCAAATGTCAAGCGTGTGGGAAAATGGCTGTCGCTAAGACCTCTCTAGTCAGAGAAAATCATCAGATTCCCAACATCATTAACCACAAAATCACCGACAAACTCATGAGCCGTGAAGCAATGACAAAAATCGCTGAAGACCTGTCTATCTCTGTGTCAACTGTCTATCGGCAACTCAACCGCTTTGAATGCAAGACCGATTTAACCTGGTTACCTGAGAACATGTCCTGGGATGAATATGCTTTTAAGAAGGGAAAGATGAGCTTTATTGCTCAAGATTTCGATGCTAACAAGATTATCGCTATCCTTGATGGGCGGACGCAAGCTGTCATCAGAAATCATTTCATGCGGTATTCTCACAAGGTGCGCAGTCGTGTCAAAGTCATCACCATGGATATGTTTAGTCCCTATTATGACATCGCTAAGCAACTGTTTCCTAAGGCGAAGATTGTTCTCGATAGGTTCCACATTGTTCAACAGTTATCTCGTGCCATGAACCGTTTCCGTATCCAAATCATGAACCAATTTGAGCATCAATCTTACGAATATAAGGCCTTGAAACGTTACTGGAAACTCATCCAACAAGATAGTCGTAACTTAAACGATAAACGGTTTTATCGTCCAACTTTTCGCATGCACTTGACCAATCAAGAGATTGTGCAACGTCTTTTGAGCTACTCTGATGAGCTACGTCACCACTATGAACTCTTCCAATGCCTTCTCTTTCATTTCCAAGAAAAGCAGGAGAAACACTTCTTTGAACTCATTTCTGATACCATCAAACAGGTCCATCCCATCTTCAAGACCGTCTTGTCAACCTTTCTAAAAGACAAAGAGAAGATTATTAATGCCTTGAAACTACCTTATTCCAATGCCAAACTAGAGGCGACCAACAACCTTATTAAAGTCATTAAGCGAAATGCTTTTGGCTTTAGGAACTTTGAAAACTTCAAAAAACGGATTTATCTTGCTTTGAACACAACAAAAGAGAAGACCAAATTGGTCCTCTCTCGGTGTTAG
- a CDS encoding APC family permease, protein MLAIKHTQAKSDPHQDSLERTMTFFPALSTVMGTVIGAGVFFKAASVSSTTGSASLHLLVWGLAGIISLCAGLTGAELAAAIPETGGMVRYIERAYGKFPAFLLGWAQVLIYFPANVAALAIIFATQLKNLFDLSPSLTIPIAILASLSLTFINFLGAKTSGALQSVTLIAKLVPIGAIIIFSWLADSNVTVSLFPIETNTYSGGIVTALGSGLLATMFAYDGWIHVGNIAGELKNPARDLPKAIGLGMLGIMMVYGLINFAYLKAMPIHHLADNDAAAMQVAQYYFGAIGGKLITIGILISVYGTINGYVMTGMRLPYTLAIENMLPFSNQLTKLNKHKVPYMAGWLQITIAIIMICLGGFNVLSDMLIFVIWIFYTLVFVAVIRLRQKEPDLYRPYKVPLYPLIPMIAIIGGIFILVLTLKNQFPLALMGILLTALGIPVYLYQQKAGRDKSKSSATKI, encoded by the coding sequence ATGTTAGCAATTAAGCACACACAAGCCAAGTCTGACCCCCACCAAGATAGCTTAGAAAGAACCATGACTTTTTTTCCAGCCTTGTCAACCGTCATGGGGACTGTAATTGGTGCAGGTGTCTTCTTCAAAGCAGCCAGTGTTTCAAGTACTACTGGTTCAGCTAGCTTACATCTTTTGGTTTGGGGACTGGCTGGTATCATTTCACTTTGTGCTGGTTTAACAGGTGCTGAACTAGCTGCTGCAATCCCTGAAACAGGCGGAATGGTTCGCTATATCGAGCGAGCTTATGGTAAGTTTCCTGCCTTTCTTCTTGGTTGGGCACAAGTCCTTATCTATTTTCCAGCCAATGTAGCGGCCTTAGCCATTATTTTTGCCACTCAACTTAAAAATCTTTTTGACTTGTCGCCTAGTCTGACGATTCCAATCGCTATCCTTGCTTCCCTATCTTTAACTTTTATCAACTTTCTAGGGGCTAAGACTAGCGGGGCTTTGCAATCAGTAACCCTAATTGCCAAGCTTGTTCCCATTGGAGCGATTATCATCTTCAGTTGGTTAGCTGATAGCAATGTCACTGTTAGCCTCTTTCCAATAGAAACCAACACTTATTCTGGAGGGATTGTTACTGCTCTTGGAAGCGGTCTTCTGGCAACAATGTTTGCTTATGATGGTTGGATTCATGTCGGCAATATCGCTGGTGAACTTAAAAATCCAGCTCGTGATTTGCCAAAGGCTATTGGTTTAGGGATGCTAGGCATTATGATGGTTTATGGGCTGATCAACTTTGCCTACCTCAAAGCCATGCCTATCCATCATTTAGCTGATAATGATGCTGCAGCCATGCAAGTTGCCCAATATTACTTCGGAGCAATTGGTGGCAAACTCATTACCATTGGTATCCTGATTTCAGTTTATGGTACCATTAATGGCTATGTCATGACAGGTATGCGTCTACCTTACACACTTGCCATTGAAAACATGTTGCCATTCTCAAACCAATTGACTAAATTAAACAAACATAAGGTGCCCTATATGGCTGGCTGGTTACAAATCACCATTGCTATTATTATGATTTGTTTGGGCGGCTTTAACGTGCTATCTGATATGCTAATCTTTGTCATCTGGATTTTTTATACACTTGTTTTTGTCGCTGTTATCCGCTTGCGTCAAAAAGAACCTGACCTTTATCGTCCATACAAGGTTCCTTTATATCCCCTTATTCCAATGATTGCCATCATTGGTGGTATCTTTATTCTCGTCCTAACTTTGAAGAACCAATTTCCACTTGCCTTAATGGGCATTCTTCTAACAGCCTTGGGAATCCCTGTTTATCTTTATCAACAAAAAGCTGGTAGAGACAAAAGCAAATCATCTGCGACAAAAATCTGA
- a CDS encoding aldo/keto reductase, whose translation MSLLDYGKLGMGTWYLGDKPESRQEELAALRYGLDKGLKIIDTAEMYGDGRSENLVGEAIQPYNRGDLYLISKVLPSHANQTYLEASLDNSLKELKTDYLDLYLYHWRGGTPLEETVDELERMVDKGKIKAWGVSNFDVEDMEDLMATKSGKHCQANEVLYHLGSRGIEVNLKPYQDELKIPTIAYCPLAQAGDLKRQLLSHKAVQQVSEDLGITVYQVLLCFTLAQSNMVSIPRTGQVKHMVELVDCLSISLDKDHLDLLNQAFPVPKKRLPLDIQ comes from the coding sequence ATGTCACTATTAGATTATGGTAAATTAGGTATGGGAACATGGTATCTGGGAGACAAGCCCGAATCGCGTCAGGAGGAACTAGCTGCTCTAAGGTACGGTTTAGACAAGGGCTTAAAAATCATCGACACAGCTGAAATGTACGGCGATGGGCGTTCAGAGAATCTTGTCGGAGAAGCTATTCAGCCCTACAATCGCGGAGATCTCTATTTAATATCCAAGGTTTTGCCTAGCCATGCTAATCAAACTTATTTGGAAGCTAGTTTGGATAATTCCTTAAAAGAGTTAAAAACGGATTATTTAGATCTTTATCTTTATCACTGGAGAGGTGGAACGCCTTTAGAAGAGACCGTTGACGAACTAGAACGCATGGTAGACAAAGGAAAAATTAAAGCCTGGGGTGTTTCAAATTTTGATGTGGAAGACATGGAGGATCTAATGGCTACTAAGTCTGGAAAACATTGTCAAGCTAATGAAGTCCTTTATCATCTTGGCTCACGTGGCATCGAAGTTAACTTGAAGCCTTACCAAGATGAGCTAAAGATCCCGACAATTGCTTATTGTCCACTTGCTCAAGCAGGGGATTTAAAAAGGCAATTACTCAGTCATAAGGCTGTCCAACAAGTGTCTGAAGACTTGGGCATAACGGTTTATCAAGTCCTTCTTTGTTTTACGCTTGCTCAGTCAAATATGGTTTCTATCCCAAGAACTGGACAAGTCAAACACATGGTGGAACTCGTTGACTGTCTATCGATTTCCTTAGATAAAGATCATTTAGACTTACTTAATCAAGCCTTTCCTGTTCCAAAGAAACGCCTACCGTTAGACATTCAATAA